Proteins encoded together in one Anopheles darlingi chromosome 3, idAnoDarlMG_H_01, whole genome shotgun sequence window:
- the LOC125955953 gene encoding 3-oxoacyl-[acyl-carrier-protein] reductase FabG-like encodes MDFTGKIVIITGASSGIGAATAKYLTGLGATCVLAARSEENLKSVQRECIAVGKVEPFLVVTDVTRREDCEKLLRLTIAKYGRVDVLVNNAGKGAGGSIEVADLEQFDDILNTNLRSVFTLTKLAVPHLIASRGNVVNVSSVAGTNSFPNALSYCVSKAALDQFTRCTALDLAPKGVRVNSVNPAVIVTEFHKTLGMDETAYAAYLKHCESTHPLGRVGNADEVAASIAFLACDKTASFTTGTCLCVDGGKHILTPR; translated from the exons ATGGATTTTACTGGAAAAATCGTAATCATTACGGGCGCCAGTTCCGGCATTGGTGCGGCGACGGCCAAATATCTGACCGGGCTTGGTGCCACCTGCGTTCTGGCGGCTCGCAGCGAAGAAAACCTCAAGTCCGTCCAGCGGGAATGCATTGCCGTCGGTAAGGTGGAACCATTTCTCGTCGTTACGGACGTTACGCGGCGCGAGGACTGTGAGAAGCTGCTCCGATTGACCATCGCCAAGTACGGGCGGGTGGATGTGCTGGTAAACAATGCCGGTAAGGGGGCGGGTGGTAGCATTGAGGTCGCCGATCTGGAACAATTCGATGACATCCTCAACACGAACCTACGCTCGGTGTTTACGCTGACAAAGCTGGCCGTACCGCATCTGATCGCGTCCCGGGGTAACGTGGTGAACGTGTCGAGCGTTGCCGGTACGAACTCGTTCCCGAATGCGCTTTCCTATTGCGTCTCGAAGGCGGCCCTCGATCAGTTTACTCGCTGCACCGCGCTCGATCTCGCTCCGAAAGGTGTTCGGGTAAATTCCGTCAATCCTG CGGTCATCGTGACGGAGTTCCACAAAACGCTCGGTATGGACGAGACGGCCTATGCCGCCTACCTGAAGCACTGCGAATCGACGCATCCGCTCGGGCGCGTCGGTAATGCGGACGAGGTGGCCGCATCGATCGCATTTCTGGCCTGTGACAAGACGGCCAGCTTCACCACCGGTACCTGCCTGTGCGTGGACGGTGGCAAGCATATTCTAACGCCACGATAA